DNA sequence from the Carassius auratus strain Wakin unplaced genomic scaffold, ASM336829v1 scaf_tig00018647, whole genome shotgun sequence genome:
atagttcacccaaaaatgaaatgaaaatttgctcaccctcgggccatcctagatgtaaatgaatttgtttcttcatgggaacagatttggaaaagtgtagcattgcatcacttgctcagcaacggatgctctgcagtgaatgggtgccgaacAGCCAAACAGCTGAtcataacatcacaataatccagaccactccagtccatcaatgaacatcttgtgaatgtttgaaagaaacacatttatcattaaagggtcagttcaccccaaaataaaaatcctgtcattaattactcatcttcATGTGTGTCACGCTGAACGTTTGAGCTTCTGGAAGAGCTCAGTTCTTGTGTGTTATTCAGGTTCGGATGAGCTGCTGCTTATGTACATATACAGAACAATGTTTACATTCAAGTAAAAGTCtatattaaatctgttcatcataaaaaaaaaaactattaattatttACAGAACATTTGAACTAAACCgcttgattcatatggattagtTTTCTGATGTCTTTATGaagtttttgaagcatcaaaggTGAAGTTTCAAAGGCAGTGAATGGAAGGAAATCTGACAACATTTGggtcatcaaaaatatatttatttgtattccaAAGATAGACAAAGTTCTTACGGGTgtggaacgacatgaggctgaataattaataacagaattttcattttgggtgaactaaccctttcagGCATTTTAACCCTAAACGGTAGATTTTGACCAAAATGTGAGCTCATCAACCATTCTTCCTTCAGTGGAAAGCTCCTTGTGCTATTGTCTCACATcaaacatatttggttaaaactatttttgcttgtaaatggtgtttgaacgGTGTTTTGATCAGACGAGACACTTATGGACTTGTATATGAGCCAGAAGCAATGGCTTGATGTTAAAAACGCTTAAGTGATGAATTTGTAtattaaaaacatgcagcttttcacttcacaaaacaacattaactgatggactggagtggtgtggattacttgtggattattgcttggactctcattctgacggcacccattcacgaGCAAGTAATGTGATACTAAATTTCTAAAAATCTGctctgataaacaaacaaacaaactcatctacatcttctATAGGGCTGAAAGTTAAATTGCATCTGCGATAATAgaattgattaattattaattactataacatataacctttttttttttttaatattgaaccCTCAATTGGCCAGAATGTTTCATGCATTTCCTTTCTGCGAGGAAATGTCCATATTAAGAGATTATGATCAGGATTCCTCATTTCATTAAAAACCACACGCTAAAGAAAACCAACACAAACATCTACAACGAAACAAACAAAGAGTCTGAAAAAATGTGCTGAACCTCCTGGAGACACAAAGAACGACTTGCAGGAGAAAGCGATATTGCACTGAAGAAGATGTCCTCTCTCCAGATTCACCGTCACTGTTGCTTTTTTCCAGTAGTCTGTACTGACAACAGCTGAATGAATGTCTGGAATTATGATTCCATTTGAGATCCTCCAATAAATGCTGAAAGACCGGTTACACAATGACAATTGGACAGCAAAGATGGAGGTCTTTCTGTTTGCTTTACAGAGGGAAAACAAGAAAGCCAGAAAAGGTGGAGTACTGCCATCCGCCTACCAGATTGCCCTTCTCCAGTTTCAGATAAACCTTGTCTTCTTTGTTGAGGTGCAGCAGGACTCCGTTGGTGGCGGCCTCCCGCGTCACATCTTTGTCACCGGCAAAGGCAGAGATCACTGGCTTTCCATTCAGCATTAAATTCACCTGGAAAACAGAGAACATCAAATCATTTATTGCAAAATTCTAAATGACAGTTTAAAAAGTACAAGTTCATAAATTGAGGAAATTGttgctttttaattaaaaaaacaaactttgaaaaatatggattttttaattctaacttattaatcaagaaaaaaaaagtgtgtatgttaatgtaaaaaatgtgaaaCTGTTTTTAGCAACTAAAGTATGAGTTTCCTTGTATGAAAAAGCAGTGAAAACTGATTAGAAGTTCCTGCATGACAAATAACAAAtttgattataataatataatatattgcaataattcATGAGAATATACAGACTATACAGTGTATTGTAATGAACTGagaacacatttaaaatgcaatatttatacagGCTTCAAATATTACCCAGTCTCCTATTTCTCTAACTCTGTTCATTATGTAACTCAAATAGGAAATTGAatgaatttgattaaatattttcttgGTGTGAGAGATATATTCAGTGCTTACTTGTATAGTCTGGCTCTGGTACACTTTAATAACGTGGAAGTTAAAGCTGTAGATTCCTTTCCGGGGACAAAGAAAGACGGATTCCAGTGTGAAATAGTTTCCTATGTTGACAAGAACCTGCAAAAAGTGTAACACACAATTACAATGAAAcatcttatatttttttgtgtgtgtgtgaaatacgtGTGCTTGTGAtgcaaaaatctttaaaaaacattagtgTGCAATTACAAAAGAATGCACTCATGCTTACAAGTGgacttttaaatattaattctctGCAGCAGTGCAACAACACTCAGGATTCAACTTTAATCTTTTGATGGCAACATGAACTATAACAAATgtggggcagtcgtggcctaatttTAATTCCAGGGTTTGGGAATGATTTAAATagcataaaattataataaaaacaatgcatcTTCTTAtgttatttgtgaccctggaccaaaattgagatttatatctgaaaaaaaataaaaaaaaagctttccattgatgtttggtttgttaggataggacaatatttggccgagaaacAACGATtcgaaaatctaaatattgagaaaatcatctttaaagttgtccaaatgaaggtcttagcgatgcatattactaaccataaattaagttttgatatatttacagtaggaaatgtacaaaatatcttcatggaacattatcttaaCTTAATtcccttatgatttttggcataaaagaaaaatctaaaattttggctattgctaaaaatatagccCAGTGACATAAGACTGGTTTTATGCTCCAGGGCCACATTTTGCatggtaattttataatattataataacaccTTAAACTCCACCTATGTCATCTTCCTAGATTTAGCCCCAAAAAAATTACTACTCTGGCAGAAATGTAGGACAACTAAACTCAAATCAAATGTTATTAGAGCCAAACGTCCCACGACAGGTTTAAAACGCAGTTCTCAAAAATGATGAAATTTtaggttatgttatgttataaaagCGATTGAAGTAGACATAAAAAAGGAAGTATTTATTGTTTTCACCTTGTAGACACAGAGTCGACAGAGTTCGTACATGGACCCTCTGAATGCACAAAGGTACATTTGTACATTGCACTTTCTCTTTTGATCTTTGCTTTATTAAACCTTAAGAAGAACTCAAACAAAAGGAGAATTCATAGTTCAGCTTTTTGTGAACGATCACAGATATACTCACTAAAAATCTGAGAGCactttgaaaatctttttttttttttacctgaaaagaaagttttcaatcaaataaagtTCCGATgtaaaatgattcattttgtgaccctggaccacaaaaccaatctttgtatggttgttttaattattgtatttaaaaaaatctgtaatttctgACTGCCACACAAACAGCATCAGAGGATTAAATCAATATTTACTTGAAGCAAAGTTAAtgaagatattaagtcttgttttttttttttgttttttttttataatgtttaatcctaaaacatgaaaaaaatacatatcttTTGGGGTCAgagaaataaacataatttaaaagagaaaacaagTTTGTTTTACGACCCTGCATCTGCAGACCTTTTAAGGCTAAAAtttaattttgagcaattttaaataattttaagtcatttgGCTTCTCAAGTGAATcttatcttgatttaagaaggttattttatttatttatttattttattggaaaacaagacaaaaatactgagaaagaataattttttttacagtgtaaaatccAGTGTACTAAAGAATAAAATCTCAAATAATGCTGGAAAACTGTCAGGTAAAGCTAATTCTAAGACACtagttaattacattaaattCAGCTTCACACTTCAACTGTTAtgctaataatataattttcatgTGATGTTTCAGGTATTAAACTTAATATAAGACATGCTTTTACTCTCAGTTTTTGGGACCTTGTTGGATATAATGCATGAATATTTATAGAGCAGCGCTGCAGTGACGCAGGACTCGCTATGTGAAGGTAACAAAGGCTTTGCACATAAACTAGCTGTGATCTTCCACTAGGATTACTCAGCATCCCAAACACTGAGCTTTTTTGTTGGTTCACAAAGCTCTTGGCACATTCACAAGGgcagatctctctctctttctctttctctcagtctgtGAGCTCCAAGCAGCCTTTCCCAGCGGCGTCCCGTGAGCAAGAGACATGCCAGTCCATGCCTGtccccttttcttttcttttactttgtatttttcattttcctGCAGGCAAAGCAATGAGAGGAGAATAATGGCTCCTCAAGGGCACAGCTTCCTGTGTATCTCAGCAAAAAGAAACAATTCAATCCCAACCCATCTGTCCAAATCTCTGGGAATGAAAGAAATAGATCATcttaaaatgctaattcatttgttccaaacccatgtgactttccttcttctgtggaaaagaaaagaaaaatttagAATTATGTACACTGAAGaaaattctattttaataaaaataattgcatttacaggtgtgtttcttatttatttgatttttttacagtgtagttggTTTGGTTTACCATTacaataatggattttttttttttttggcaatttgACAAGAAAGAGCAAGGAGCACATTGAATTAAacgtgaaattttgaagtagaaaaactgaaatagtattttttttttctgaaacatacTCCGATAATCTTTCTTTTTCCATTACAATAAATGGAGACTGAGCTTTTAAGCATTAAAAATGATGCAAAAGCACCATAAGAGTATCATAAATTGAGTTGTGCGCTATATTTCCAATCTTTTCAAGGAATATGATGGCTTTTTGGAAAATTCAAAAATTCATCTGACAGTATTTCA
Encoded proteins:
- the LOC113076082 gene encoding cerebellin-4-like, which codes for MVSVKRFNNARVDCVALLFCLAVMWELVLAQNDTEPIVLEGKCLVVCDSNPADWKSSSSPLGISVRAANSKVAFSAVRSNNHEPSEMSNKTRIIYFDQVLVNIGNYFTLESVFLCPRKGIYSFNFHVIKVYQSQTIQVNLMLNGKPVISAFAGDKDVTREAATNGVLLHLNKEDKVYLKLEKGNLVGGWQYSTFSGFLVFPL